Below is a genomic region from Bradyrhizobium sp. 1(2017).
TGTAATCTTCGAGACCTCCGCCGATCACATGAGAGTCTATGGCGGCGTCGACCGCACAGGCGCGGCACCGCGTGCCTGGATCGTCGATCAGACCGACTTCTTCAACTTCGCGATCTGGCTCCGCGACGAAGCCGGCACGATGACCAAGCTCGATCTGCCGACCGGCGTCTGGATGCAGGCGCATGGCGACTGGTTCGCGCTGAAGCTGCGCCACCCCTGGTCCCTTGCCGGACATACGCATGCCGCGGATACCGTGCTCGGCATCTCGCTTTCGGCCTTCCTGTCGGGCAGCCGCGACTTCGCGGTGCTGTTCGAACCCGGCCCCCGGCGTGCGCTGCAGGGCCTGTTCTGGACCGGCGGCAAGCTCGTCCTGCCGATTCTGGACGAGCTGCGGCCGCGCTTCGAGGTCTGCACGCCGTCGCCGTCCGGCTGGACTCGTGCGCCGCTTCATGGACTTCCCGGCATCGGCGTGGTTGACGTCTGGCCGCTCGACCAGGATGCGTCAGAGAGCAACGGCGATCTCCTCGCCAACGTACAGGACCCGCTGACGCCGCCCTCGATGTCGTTGATCCCGCATGGCATCGCAAGCCCGACCGTGCTGAAGCAGGCGCCGAGGACATTCACCGCCGACGGCCTCGTGGTGACGCAGCACGAGGCCGTCTCTGTTGACGGCGAGCGCATTCCCTATGTCCAGACCGGCCCCGTCGGCGAGACCGGCGATGCGCCGGTCTACATGAGCGCCTATGGCGGCTTCGCCCATTCGGTGAAGCCCTATTACAACCCCTCGCTCGGCAAGCTGTGGCTGGAGCGCGGCGGCACCACGGTGCAGGCGAATTTACGCGGCGGAGGCGAGTTCGGCACGCGCTGGCACGATGCCGGCCGGCTCGCCGGCAAGAAGCTGTCGCACGACGATTTCGCCGCGGTCGCGGCCGATCTCGTTCGCCGCGGCGTGACGAGCGCGAAGCGCATCGCCGCGCAGGGTGGATCGAACGGCGGCATCCTCATCACCAACATGCTGGTGCGCTATCCCGAGCGGTTCGGCGCGCTGTTCTGCACCATCCCGCTGATCGACATGCGCCGCTACACGAAGCTGCTCGCCGGCGCGAGCTGGATCGCGGAATATGGCGACCCCGACAAGGCCGAGGAATGGGCGTGGCTGCAGACTTATTCGGCCTATCACAATGTGAAAGCCGGCCAGTCCTATCCGCCGATCCTGATCGCCACCACGCGGCGCGACGACCGCGTTCATCCCGGCCACGCGCGCAAGATGGCCGCCAAGCTCCAGGCGATGGGCTATGAGGCCTGGTTCTACGAGCCGGAAGCCGGTGGCCACGGCTACGGCAAGGACAACAAGGAGCGCGCCGGTTTCGAGGTGCTGGGCTATCGGTTCCTGAAGGACAGGATCGGGTGGCGGGATGAAGGTTAGCATTCGGGCGCTGACGCTTGCGCCTCGTCATGGCCGGGCTTGACCCGGCCATCCACGTCTTACCTTGCCGCACGAAGAACGTGGATGCCCGGGACAAGCCCGGGCATGACGACCGACTAGCGCGAAAACACCAAAGTCAGATTGTTTGCGGGCATGTCGATCGTATCGACCAGCCGAAGGTGTGCGCCTTGCGCCAGCGTCTCGACGTCGGCGATGTCGCGCACGCCCCATTCGGGATTGCCTTCGCGCAAGGACGTATCGAACACGGCATTGCTGAGCGCCGTGTGCTTGCCGGCGCGCTTGAAGGGGCCGTAGAGGAACAGCTTGCCCTCGGCACGCAAGTAACGGCCGGCACCGGCGAACAGGCCCTCGGCCACGCTCCATGGCGCGATGTGGATGACGTTGGCGCAGAACACGGCGGCAAGACTGGTTGGCCCCTGCCCGCTTCGCATCTCCGGACACCAATCGGGATCGGTCAGATCGATCCGCAGCGGGCTGCGGACGTTGGGCAAGCCGGCATGAATCCGCCAGGCCTCGATGCTCTTGAGATGGCGCTGGTTGAGATCGCTCGGCCACCAGATCAGGTCGGGCGTGTGACGGGCGAAATGAACCACGTGCTGGCCGGTTCCGCTGCCGAGCTCCACCACGTTGCCGGTGCTGCCTGCGAGATGTTTTTCCAGCGCCGCCCAGATCGGCTCGTGATTGCGATGAAAGGCCGGCGCATCGAGCCGCCCATCCGGCTCCACCCGTCCGCCGTCCCTGCCAAATTCGACGACATAGTCAGCCAAGTGAGGTCCCCTTGAAAAAACGAGAACGCGTTGAAAACGGAATGGGCGCTTAAAACGCCCTGGAAAGAGCGGCCCGCGCCCATTGTCCTTATCGTTGGGGCCAAATCGACCGAACAAATAGGCTCATGAGTTGCAATGCGGAAGATATTAACGCCATTTTGCCCCGTGCATAGTCTCGATTGTCAGGCGATGCCCTTTGTGCTTTGGAACGCCTCAATTTCGCGATTGTGACCTTCGCCAAAACGCCTCGGAATGACGCCTTGACCGCCCTGTCCCGGACGCCCGTCCTGTTCCTCCTGCTCGCCATTGCCGCGGGCCTCGCCACCCCGGCGCGGGCGCAGTCCGCGGTGGCCGAAGGACGAAAGCTCGCCTTCGACCGCAGCAAAGGCAACTGCCTGACCTGCCATGTCATCAAGGGCGGCGACCTGCCGGGAACCATCGGGCCGGAACTGAAGGACATGAAGGCCAGATATCCGGACCGCAACGAGCTGGCCGCGATCATCTTCGACGAGACCAAGCGCAATCCGCAGACCATGATGCCGCCGTTCGGCCGGAACCGGATTTTGACCGAACAGGAGATCAGCGCGATCGTTGATTTCCTGGAAACGCTGTAGCGGCCGGCACGCCAGGAGATTTCCGATGAACACGACCACCGGCCCTACCCCGACGCGGCGCCTGATCCTGCAGGGCGCGGCTTCTGTCGCGCTGATCGGCCTCGGCAACCTGCCATTCGCGGCCGGTCCGGCGCGCGCGGCGGCGAACGACAAATATCCGGAAGAGGCCTTCAAGCAGAAGAGCGAGGCCGACGCGATCAAGGCGCTCTATGGCAAGAGCGCCGAGCCCTCCGACAAGGTCAAGCTGGATGCGCCGGAGATCGCCGAGAACGGCGGCGTGGTGCCGGTCTCGGTGACGACGACGCTCGACAAGGTGACCTCGATCTCGTTCTTCGTGGCCGAGAATCCGTTCGCGCTCGCCGCGTCCTATCAGATCGCTGACGGCACGGTCCCGGCCGTCGCCAACCGGCTGAAGATGGCCAAGACCACAAAACTGGTCGCAATCGTCGAAGCCGATGGCAAGCTCTACAGCGCGACCAAGGAAGTGAAGGTCACCGTCGGCGGTTGCGGCGGTTAAGCGAGGCAGTTCGACATGGCATCCAGCATCCGCGTGCGCGCGACATCCAATGGCGACATCACTGAGGTGCAGGCGCTGATCCAGCACCCCATGGATACCGGCCTGGTCAAGAATCCCAGCGGCGAGCTGATCCCGGCGCACTACATCCGGGAGCTGAAATTCGAATGTAACGGTAAGGATGTCTTCGTCGCCGATTGGGGCACCGCGGTCTCCAAGGACCCCTACGTCAAGTTCAGCTTCAAGGGCGCCAAGAAGGGCGACGACCTCAAGATCTCGTGGACCGACAACAAGGGTGGCTCGGACACGACCACTGCGAAGATCGCGTGATGAAGGCCCGCCTCTCCCTCCTGCTCGGATCCGTGAGCGCCGCGCTCGTCGCGTTCGTCCTCACCTCTCCGCACGTGGTCGCAGCCGACAAGGTCGATCCCGTTGCCGACGCCGAGGCGTTCCAGAATTTCTTCTTCCAGAAATTCCCGAACGTGAAGCACGAGGATTTCGTCAACGGTCCGTATTCGATGAACGAGGACATGAAGCGGCAGTGGCAGGAGAAAGAGGAATTCCCGCCCTACGAGTTCGCGCTCGATGCCGGCAAGGAGATGTTTTCGACCCCGTTCAAGAACGGCAAGACCTATGCCGATTGCTTCCCGAACGGCGGCATCGGTATCCGTCAGAACTATCCCTATTTCGACGAGAACGAAGGCAAGGTCGTCACGCTGGAGCTCGCGCTCAACCGCTGCCGCGAGGCCAATGGCGAGGCGCCCTATTCCTACGTCAAGGACGAGATGGCCTCGCTCACCGCCTACATGGCGTTCACCTCGCGCGGCAAGCCGATGGACATCAGGATTCCCGACGATCCCCGCGCGCTGGCGGCGTTCGAGAACGGCAAGCGCTATTTCTACACCCGCCGCGGCCAGATGAACTTCTCCTGCGCGAGCTGCCATGTGCAGAGCCCGGGTGAGCGCATCCGCGCAGAAATCCTGGCGCCGGCGCTCGGCATCGTCAACGCGATGCCGATCTACCGGTCGGAATGGAGCGGCATGGGCACGACCAGCCGACGCTTCGTCACCTGCAACAGCCAGACCCGCGCGGTTCCGCTGGAGCCGCAATCGGACGAATATCGCGACGTCGAATACTTCCTGTCCTATGTCGCCAACGGCCTGCCGATCTCCGGGCCTGGAGCACGGCCATGAAGCGGACCGGTTTCCTCGCCATCTTGCTTGCGTCGACCATCACGATGCCGTCGGCACGCGCGGCAAACGAAGCGGACTACAAGGCGGCCTATGCCGCTGCGGAAGTTGCATCGAAGGAGGCCGCCGGGATGCGCAACCAGTGGACCGTCACCGTCTCGGCGCTGGTCGCCGCCAAGAAGGCGGCCGATGGTGGCGATTTCGACCGCGCGACCGCCGCCGCCAAGGAAGCCGAGGCGCTCGCAAAGGCTTCCATCTACCAGGCAACCTCCGAAAAAGAAGCCTGGAAGGCGATGGAAATCCGCTAGACTGGGCTGGCGCGCGCGTAGCTCACGCTCCAGATCATCCTTTGAGCACGATCTTGTCGGAAAGCAGCTGCACATTTTGCGCTAAGGCAGAGCTTCGGATCCGGATCATGCCTGTGGAACCGTTGCGTAGCCGAGAAAAGGCGCGGAGAATTTGAGGATGGCCATCCGCCGCCGCGATTTCCTGAAGAGCGCAGGCCTTGCCGCCGCATCCCTCGGACTGCCGCGGCTCGCGCGCGGCGCCGACACCGCGAGCATCTATGACATCGAGCGCTTCGGCAATGCGCGCATCCTGCACATCACCGACACGCATGCGCAGCTCAATCCGGTCTATTTCCGCGAGCCCAGCGTCAATATCGGCATCGGCGAGATGGCGGGGCGACCGCCACATCTGGTCGGGCGGGCGTTCCTGGAGCGCTTCGGCATCCGGCCCGACA
It encodes:
- a CDS encoding prolyl oligopeptidase family serine peptidase, which gives rise to MTVDDKPTLSAPDDDPWLWLEEIDGTQALDFVTRQNQLTLTAFGGAAFARDRDILAAIYDRPDNIPYVGRRGDHLYNLWKDAANPRGLWRRTTLEEFRKPAPGWEVVLDIDALAASEGEDWLLNWVIAQPADGRRAILCLSRGGSDAVTMREFDIDTRSFVSDGFVLPEAKSSLDWLDHDTVLLSSAHGEGMATSSGYARTVRLWRRGQPAAQADVIFETSADHMRVYGGVDRTGAAPRAWIVDQTDFFNFAIWLRDEAGTMTKLDLPTGVWMQAHGDWFALKLRHPWSLAGHTHAADTVLGISLSAFLSGSRDFAVLFEPGPRRALQGLFWTGGKLVLPILDELRPRFEVCTPSPSGWTRAPLHGLPGIGVVDVWPLDQDASESNGDLLANVQDPLTPPSMSLIPHGIASPTVLKQAPRTFTADGLVVTQHEAVSVDGERIPYVQTGPVGETGDAPVYMSAYGGFAHSVKPYYNPSLGKLWLERGGTTVQANLRGGGEFGTRWHDAGRLAGKKLSHDDFAAVAADLVRRGVTSAKRIAAQGGSNGGILITNMLVRYPERFGALFCTIPLIDMRRYTKLLAGASWIAEYGDPDKAEEWAWLQTYSAYHNVKAGQSYPPILIATTRRDDRVHPGHARKMAAKLQAMGYEAWFYEPEAGGHGYGKDNKERAGFEVLGYRFLKDRIGWRDEG
- a CDS encoding DUF938 domain-containing protein → MADYVVEFGRDGGRVEPDGRLDAPAFHRNHEPIWAALEKHLAGSTGNVVELGSGTGQHVVHFARHTPDLIWWPSDLNQRHLKSIEAWRIHAGLPNVRSPLRIDLTDPDWCPEMRSGQGPTSLAAVFCANVIHIAPWSVAEGLFAGAGRYLRAEGKLFLYGPFKRAGKHTALSNAVFDTSLREGNPEWGVRDIADVETLAQGAHLRLVDTIDMPANNLTLVFSR
- the soxX gene encoding sulfur oxidation c-type cytochrome SoxX translates to MTALSRTPVLFLLLAIAAGLATPARAQSAVAEGRKLAFDRSKGNCLTCHVIKGGDLPGTIGPELKDMKARYPDRNELAAIIFDETKRNPQTMMPPFGRNRILTEQEISAIVDFLETL
- the soxY gene encoding thiosulfate oxidation carrier protein SoxY; this translates as MNTTTGPTPTRRLILQGAASVALIGLGNLPFAAGPARAAANDKYPEEAFKQKSEADAIKALYGKSAEPSDKVKLDAPEIAENGGVVPVSVTTTLDKVTSISFFVAENPFALAASYQIADGTVPAVANRLKMAKTTKLVAIVEADGKLYSATKEVKVTVGGCGG
- the soxZ gene encoding thiosulfate oxidation carrier complex protein SoxZ; the protein is MASSIRVRATSNGDITEVQALIQHPMDTGLVKNPSGELIPAHYIRELKFECNGKDVFVADWGTAVSKDPYVKFSFKGAKKGDDLKISWTDNKGGSDTTTAKIA
- the soxA gene encoding sulfur oxidation c-type cytochrome SoxA, producing the protein MKARLSLLLGSVSAALVAFVLTSPHVVAADKVDPVADAEAFQNFFFQKFPNVKHEDFVNGPYSMNEDMKRQWQEKEEFPPYEFALDAGKEMFSTPFKNGKTYADCFPNGGIGIRQNYPYFDENEGKVVTLELALNRCREANGEAPYSYVKDEMASLTAYMAFTSRGKPMDIRIPDDPRALAAFENGKRYFYTRRGQMNFSCASCHVQSPGERIRAEILAPALGIVNAMPIYRSEWSGMGTTSRRFVTCNSQTRAVPLEPQSDEYRDVEYFLSYVANGLPISGPGARP